From Rhododendron vialii isolate Sample 1 chromosome 7a, ASM3025357v1:
taggtacaaaaaaaaaaaaatctttcttttccctaatttaagACAAGCCAAGCTACCatgttaaaagacaaaattacccttatAGATTTTGTCTTCCAAATTTCTTTTGGATGTCTTGAGTTGAGATTATTTTAGGTCCTACTTTgctagtcaagaagaaaaagcttttccagggtattttcaatattttgggtcCTCCTTTGCTTAGCCAAGAAGAAAAGGCCTTTCGGGGGTATTTTAGGTCCTATTTTGCTTAGTCCAAAAGAAAAAGCTTTTCATGGGTATCTTAGGCCTCTCTTTGctttgtcaaaaagaaaaaactttatAAATCTTCTCAATCTAAccattagaaagaaagaaatccttCTCTCTGATGAAGATAGACGCATTAATTTCTCAATTGTAGATTCTTACACGCGAAGAAATACTCTTAGATTTCATAACCCTAAACTATGATTTTGTTAGAACTTTTTCAAATCGTAAGCATTTTGGGgggtcttttctttttggggttttctaattgttttacttttatggTTTTGTCTTTTACAGCATCAATGCTTGATAGTTTGTTACGTGCTCTCAGCAAACCGAATTCAAATTTTGTACGATATTTGGAGAAAGGCGAGCTGCAAGGTTTtacaattatttttcaaaacacacagaCAAAAAAGCTTCATTATTCGCACAATTTTAGAATCTAATCCATGACATTATCTTGATTATTGTTGCTATTGTTTGAGAAggaatttatattttaatccAAATACCTATTTCTTTGATCTTTGTTTATGCAATGTTTAATTTGTCCTGATGGAATTAGAAATACCGTTCcttataatttctttttctttttttaaacaagGTTGAGCTATTTGTGACTTTCTTCAGTTTTAGTACATATGTTGGATTAAATTACTTGCATGATCTATGAAATTATAATAgccttaattaattatttgagtctacaaaattaaaaatattagaTTTACTCTTAGATTTCATAACCCTAAACTATGATTTTGTTAGAACTTTTTCAAATCGTAAGTATTTTGGGgggtcttttctttttggggttttctaattgttttacttttatggTTTTGTCTTTTACAGCATCAATGCTTGATAGTTTGTTACGTGCTCTCAGCAAACCGAGTTCAAATTTTGTACGATATTTGGAGAAAGGCGAGCTACAAGGTTTTGCAATTATTTTTCAAAGCACACAGACGAAAAAGCTTCATTATTCGCACATTTTTAGAATCTAATCCATGACATTATCTTGATTATTGTTGCTATTGTTTGAGAAggaatttatattttaatccAAATACTTATTTCTTTGATCTTTGTTTATGCAATGTTTAATTTGTCCTAATGGAATTAGAAATACCGTTCCTtataattccttttttttttttttaaacaaggtTGAGCTATTTGTGACTTTCTTCAGTTTTAGTATATATGTTGGATTAAATTATTTGCATGATCTATGAAATTATAATAgccttaattaattatttgagtctacaaaattaaaaatattttggaactcCAAAATAgtgtttatgttatttttttccgTACAAGAACTCCTTTCATTCAATTACTTGCTCTTAcaacttctttattttcataACTAAATCTCAATTTGAACACGCAGAATTACACTAGTAGTGTAAAAAGAACAATGAATTAGTAAAGAGGTGCAGTTTTCATGTTTTTCCTCCATCCCACGTCGGTTAGAATCCTTTTGGGAGCAACACTTTCAACTATAAAACCCTAACAACGCGTTAGAAAGTAATTGCGGGTGGAGTTCTTGTGTGTATTGCTCAGGGCAGGTATTCTAGACCCCACGTTTTCCACTCTATGGGCATTCAAAAGTTACTTTTTCCAAAGGCGAGTAAAAATTTTCACCGGTTCGGTTCAATTGACTCCATCACTGGGTTGACCGGTTAAGCGGTTCCGTCTATTTCTAGCGGTTTTCATTAAAAAGACCGGGTTTTGATTTAGAACGGTTTTTGTCAATGTCCGGACTGGAGTATGGTTCGGTCCTCGGTCTAACCGGTTGAACCGGCTGGTctgatttttaaaacattgcttAGTTGCACGTAATTGGGTCAATCGTGATTGAACATCAGTTATTTGGTAGATAAACTTTTCTTCTGTTATGCTTCAGTTTCTGGAAGTGAAATCCCATACACTAAGCAGAGTTAAAGCTGCACTCATAATCAAGTCCCATGACCAAGCTGCTACTGTAATTTCAATAGAACATATTGCTTGAGTAATTACTTGTTCGGGAGTACCACCACGTGATACTCTGGACCATTTTACAACTATGTGTTTCTATGGGGTCCAtacacttaggctccgtttagTTGCCAGGAAATTAAGTACAAAAAATGAtgggaaaatcaattttctcataacttttgtagtgttcagttggtaAGAAAGTAGTGAGAAATATGtatttaagttttcctgcaagatttactttcttgcaaaagtgattcAGCCAAAAGTATAGGATTTTGCGTCACGGgaaaagttttctccattgtggggccaaaataattggtgggtaagaaaaaaagtgaatgacgccaataccaaaaaaatacgaattaggttTTCAGAAAGACACTTTAAGATTTACGTGAGCAACAACAATTTCGACTATTATGATGCTttctaagataattgttgtggaaagattgatagtttattttttttgaaagtatttatttatcttgtcattagtcttcaattttgttttgtattaaCTAATTTTCAGTGAATTTTTGCatcggcaactaatcaagcacggttaattaatatttatttatttagttttcatctacttattttttaaacttcatttgtacGGTTGATTATCAAAGACTGTCAATTTAAATGGGAGATTTGCATGACCATTCAGAATATAGCAAATTGAATAGGGAATTGCAAGCcgattttttcatttcatgttaaggctttgcattagataaaatacatttttcatatgtgttaatttttgaaatatgataTCCTATTATTTAACtctcaaattttatttaaaattagccatgggaataaatataaagaagtttctcataagtgtcATTTCTCGGcaaatctgcaaaaaaaaaaaaaaaaattgtagtaaaaattgcaaaaaattagcCATGACATTGAATAAACCTCTATTCTCTTTTCATCTTTATAGTAAATTTCTTGCTTCAATGAGCATTATTATTACATTATGTAATTGCAGACCTAATCTTCCcttttctcactctctcggtgtatgtgtgtgtgtgtgttggtaGTTATTGGAGTGGGATTTTAACATTGGAGCTGATGCTAGTCATCGGCAAAAGATGGTATGATCTGTGTTCTCACAGATATGGGACTTCTCACAATATGCACCCCGTCTGTCCAAGTCAGGCTCCCGAAATAGTATCCTGCGTTGACACGATGGGTTGTGGAGACTGAGACATCGAAGGAAACTTTCTTGGTGGTGGAGTTGAAAACCAACGTATCAGGTTTTACGGCTATTATTACGCCAAGTGGAGGCTCAATTAGAAGTCTGTAAACGGAGTTGGTTGGTCCTACGTTTGTTACGGTTCTACCGAGGGAAGTGGCATTTCTCAAATTTGGGATAGTTATGGAAGGCAGATTCACATCCAAAATGGAGGGCTGAGGATTGGGGCAAACGGTGGAATTGTCTACAAGTTGAGATATAGACGAGGAGTTGTAACCCATTGCACAGAGATAATGTATGCAGTCATCCGTGCCCATGTCGTAAACCAAACCAGGATTTCTTGCTCTGTTTGGGTTGATAAGACCACCCCCGTAATCAAATGGATCAGCAAGCTTTCGTGGGGACCCCTCGGCAAAAATAGGCTCTCCAGATGGATCAGTTTGCCATGCTGCATAAGTCATTCGATTATGTCAATACACATTTTAGTTGCATTGAGCAAGGAAGTTGGGGACAATTCACTGGCCATGCCAAGCTGTTATTAAACGGAGAAAGGAgtcaagtcaaaaaaaaaaaaaaacagagaaaggaGTACCCGTTGTGATTATTGCTGATTTGATCGCAGCAGGGGACCAATTGGGGTGTAGTGATTTGATAACTACAACGACGGCTGAGACATGAGGAGCTGCCATTGATGTTCCtgaataaaaggaaaaacccCCATCCATGGGAGTAGTAGCTGCTAATATATTCACATCAGGTGCAGCTATATCTGGCTGTATAAAATAGAAAGTAGGTTGATGTCAAATGAATCAGAATAGCACTTTAGCAGGGGACAACTCATATTTGATGTCTCACGAAGCCGAAACTTACCTTCAATATAGCTGGTGCAATGGAGCTAGGTCCTCTAGATGAAAAATAAGCAATCTTGGTTGACACAGGTTTTCCTACTAGTGTCCTTGAGAGGCTTAACTTGACTGTGGGAGAACTGTATTTATCTCAAATGACACACAACGTTCACGAATTAGGAAAAGAACAAGGTGGACCATGGGGATTTTGCCAAGGATGACGAAGACATACCTTGTTGCACGGATGTAGAACAGTATTTCGGTGCCAAGTTCATAATCCACAACTATACAAGGGAAGTCATCGCTGCACGGAGCCAAGTTGCTTCTAGGGCTTCGAGCGATGATCACACCCAATCCACCGGCTGCTTTGACAATAGATGAAACATGTGTCAGTGGCACCCGAATGGGCACTGTAGTGAAGCAGAGTACCACCTTTCCAACCACCGAGTTGTTATCAAGTGAAAGGGATTCACAAACACTACAATTAAAGAGAATAAAGTGATGACATAAACTTTCATAGTTAGAACCAAAAATCATGTAACCATCAATTCCATTACCCAGCAGCTGTCGGAATGAGTCCTGGGGACTCCAGGTACATCAAACCGGTGAAGCCAATTTCTTTACCTGCGAACATGGCTTCGCCCTCTATGCACAAATGGTAAATAGAACTTATTTGAGGCTTCTGATTAGGATTCAACagcaaggaaaaaaagaatcaGAAATGACTAAATGTGGGTAAGCAAAGATAAGAGAAGGTGCAGTTGAGCAAGGTCTTGTATCTGTTTTTGCAAGTTGTTGAGGCACATCGCCCCAAAATGATATGTAGCAAGCCAATGTAAGTCTACGTAATTACATGTCCAAAAAGAGAAGACTATACCCATATGGTTTTGTTGTTTCCGAGAGTAATGGATGTGGGAAAGGACCTATCTATGGTGCTAGCGGCAACAGTTAAGATCCCTGGTGCTGTGTTATGAACCGTCTGACTAGAAGGCCCATCATTTCCGGCAGAGCAAACAACAATGATGCCATTGGCGACAGCGTGGAATGAGCCTGTGGcaatcaaattcatcaacatCCGAGAACATAGGAATGGTAGAGCCAAGAGACAATGATAGCACATCAACCCCATCATGTATAGCTTGATCCAACGCTCTCAACACATCTGTAGACGCACACTGCCCATTCCAACATGCCTTGTAATGGGCTAACCAAGCTCGGGGTGCTCCTCCGCTCGGTACTCCTAGGCCAATGCCTTTGTAACTCACGTTACCCACAAAGGAAcctgtgtggcccgtgatcctcgatctttgTTCCTTCGCTTGTGGCTCGATGGTTATTGAGActtcttctcctagcctgcacaaggagcgcacgactaagatcTGGCCCggggttgtcccggcaaggccctccgacGAGAGGATCAGTATTGTGCAGAGAGAGGAAGCAGAAGACTATAAGCGTAAGAGTCGAGTAGTATCTGTGCGTACCGTTTTAGGGTTGTCATCCTTCAATATTTATAGTCCCcttagcttgctctccaagtacaggcacgtgccttgcgcgggcTAGGCGACGTCACCTGTGATGTCACCGAACAAATCTGGTAACCGCTTCTGGGGGTGAGCTagcacacccatgtgcgcccatgatcatcttctgttataactGCTTTTGCACGTGGGAAGACGCGCAAATTAGCAGCCAGCCGTGGTCGGCAGCGGCCGTGCTCCATAGGTGGCCGAACACGCCCTTTACCGACCCTGGCACATGACCGACGGGAGAGGATACGTCGCAAGGGACCCACAGAGGAAGGCGGCCGAGAACAGGCTTGCCTTTTGTCGAGCCAGTGGTAAGTGGGGTGGCGATGAAAAATAGGGCCGGGAGCCGTGCACAAGGTTCATGCTTGGCACGGAGTGGGCTCGGTCCATACCACAGCGAAATTctatgttcggcctgctacaatagcccctcaatctctgccGATGCCGAACGCAAGGTAGGGATTGAAATCGAGCCTCGGCCGAACTTATCGAATGCCGAATGTGATTTTTATTTGCTCGAGGCGAGATTTGGCCGAGCCTGACCCATCTTCTCTTCTGAAGTGATATCAGCCGTTGGTGGAGAACTTTAGGGGAGGAGTGCCAGGTGTCGCTCCATGGCTGGATACGGCTGGTGAGAGGACGGCTGGCAAGCTCTGCAGGTTGTCCTTTTTTTGCCACGTGTCATGCGCCGTATGGTCTAAGGTTTGGCGATGTAATGATGGGCGGGAATTTCAAATCTTGAACCCTAGCTCTATATAAAGGACGAcgcgaggagagagaaaggctacgttctctctctctctctagaactccattgacAGAGCTCCCACCAGCGACCGTTCATCTTATGTCCTTGATTCTCAGCATCTTTGCCACCAGATCTTGCCACAAATCCCAGGTTTGAGTTCGTTCTCCTTCCCTCTTGTTGTTTATACAAATTTTTCGTATTTTCTGTTCATTTTCCTTGGTTTTTGGGGGGATTTTGTTTCAAGTAAATAGTGCAGTACTGGAGATGAATGAActgttcatcttcatcttcgacatgttcttccgagccccaacgTTGATGTTGGTGGTTTGGGCCGACGATGGGGCTTGCCGAGCCTCGGTTTCTACTACCAATAAGCTTGGCCGACAATGGGTTCGGCTGAGCTTGTTGATTTGAGTCCGCGTTTCCCGAACCTGGATTTGTGGAATGTGATAACAGGGTGGGCCAGTTTTAGGTAGTCGTGCGTAGTGAGATCCTTGCCTTCTGGTCAACGACGAGGTTTCTCATGGTTTCACTCTGtctttgttaggtctggctcactcGGTTATCATCATTTCATCCGACTCTGAAAGTTCAGGGGACGATTCCACAGATCTAGTGATCCGAGCATACGTGGAAAGGTATAGGAGCCGACGCCAGGCCTCTTCTATTGCTTCCAACATGTCTGGTTCCAGTGACTCTAACGCCGAACGCAACTATGAATACGATGGCGGGTACAACACCGCGCCCGAGATAACCTTCACCACTAGCACCGAATCCGAATCCGAGCATGAACTTGGTCCCGAGGCCGAGTCCAGGCTCCGCCCCTAGACCGAAGCCATGACTTCTTCCTGTTCTGTTCCCACCGAAACCTCATCCGAGACAAAGAGGTCGCCGATCTTTATGAGAGAGGGCAGGTTTGTCCTTACGCCCACTACTTCAGCGCCCGTCCTGATGAGTACGCTGATTTCTGCCGAACATACAACATTCCCGACGATGTTGTTGTTAGCCAGGTGGCCAATAACAGGATAAGGGATAAGAGGGAAGAACGTCCCGAACATATAACAGTTCCCCTCATGGCCATTTGTGAGGCTGGACTCCgttttcctcttcacccacttTTGAGGGAATTGCTGACCAAGTTCGGCATAGTTCCTCATTTCTTTGCCATAAATAGCTATAGGATAGTGATGTCGGCGATCAAACTGAAGGAGCTCCATAATCTTGAGTTCACAGTCGCTGACCTCTTCCACACATACATCATGTCCAGTCACGGTAAGACCAACCGCAGGTACTTGTCGACACGTAATGGCAAGGATCCCCTGATAAATGGGCTCCCCGACACTGATAAGTGGGCCAATTTGTACGTTGAGGTAAGTGGGAATTACGAGTTCGGCGATCAGTCAATGCGACTGCATACCGTGCCGAAGATAAAAGATTTCCGAGGTCATTTTACCCTCTCCTTTATTTGCCGAGCATGATTTACTCTTCTTACCGCACTCCTGATGCTTATTTGGCTAACATTTTTTCCCTGCAGATCACCGAGCAATTACCAAGAGACAGCAGTCCTTAGCTATTGAAAAGAACATTGAAACACTGAAGGCTCAGATCTGCTGTGACGCGCCGACGCTGCTGGGCTACACCCCTTCGTACAAGGGGAAGTTGAAGAGAAGGGAGAAGGAAGCAGGGCCGAGCACGAAGGCCAAGGGCAAGAAGACAGTTGCTAGGGAGCAGGAGGCTGGAGGTGTTATCCATAATCCGAGCAAGAAGACAAAGGGACCGAGGGTGAAGTTTACCACTTTGAAGAAGTCAT
This genomic window contains:
- the LOC131331929 gene encoding subtilisin-like protease SBT3.4 isoform X3: MMGLMCYHCLLALPFLCSRMLMNLIATGSFHAVANGIIVVCSAGNDGPSSQTVHNTAPGILTVAASTIDRSFPTSITLGNNKTIWGEAMFAGKEIGFTGLMYLESPGLIPTAAGVCESLSLDNNSVVGKVVLCFTTVPIRVPLTHVSSIVKAAGGLGVIIARSPRSNLAPCSDDFPCIVVDYELGTEILFYIRATSSPTVKLSLSRTLVGKPVSTKIAYFSSRGPSSIAPAILKPDIAAPDVNILAATTPMDGGFSFYSGTSMAAPHVSAVVVVIKSLHPNWSPAAIKSAIITTAWQTDPSGEPIFAEGSPRKLADPFDYGGGLINPNRARNPGLVYDMGTDDCIHYLCAMGYNSSSISQLVDNSTVCPNPQPSILDVNLPSITIPNLRNATSLGRTVTNVGPTNSVYRLLIEPPLGVIIAVKPDTLVFNSTTKKVSFDVSVSTTHRVNAGYYFGSLTWTDGVHIVRSPISVRTQIIPSFADD
- the LOC131331929 gene encoding subtilisin-like protease SBT3.10 isoform X4, whose amino-acid sequence is MNLAPKYCSTSVQQDKYSSPTVKLSLSRTLVGKPVSTKIAYFSSRGPSSIAPAILKPDIAAPDVNILAATTPMDGGFSFYSGTSMAAPHVSAVVVVIKSLHPNWSPAAIKSAIITTAWQTDPSGEPIFAEGSPRKLADPFDYGGGLINPNRARNPGLVYDMGTDDCIHYLCAMGYNSSSISQLVDNSTVCPNPQPSILDVNLPSITIPNLRNATSLGRTVTNVGPTNSVYRLLIEPPLGVIIAVKPDTLVFNSTTKKVSFDVSVSTTHRVNAGYYFGSLTWTDGVHIVRSPISVRTQIIPSFADD